A stretch of the Erinaceus europaeus chromosome 1, mEriEur2.1, whole genome shotgun sequence genome encodes the following:
- the LOC103116593 gene encoding olfactory receptor 13A1-like, which produces MKLWVEIHLTALEIPLNLRTMSNQTLVTEFNLQGFSEHPEFQVLLFSCLLFIYFVALAGNILIILAITFSPGLHTPMYFFLFNLAILDIICTSSIMPKALEGMMLERNNISFGECMAQLYFLTWATSFDLLLLTVMAYDRYAAICYPLHYNTIMTKSFCIMLVTVVWVLSIFNGSIHTGLMLRLNFCGPNVITHFFCEAPPLLLLSCSSTYVNSVMIALADAFYCILNFLLTILSYVFIISSILKMRTTEGKKKAFSTCSSHLIVVCMYYTAVFYAYISPVSSYNAEKSKLAGVLYTMLSPTLNPLIYTLRNKAVIVGVRKILPLLSK; this is translated from the coding sequence ATGAAGCTGTGGGTGGAAATTCATCTGACAGCACTAGAAATCCCTCTCAACCTGAGGACCATGAGTAACCAGACTCTGGTAACAGAGTTTAATCTGCAGGGCTTTTCGGAACACCCAGAATTCCAGGTGCTCTTATTTAGCTGCTTACTCTTCATCTACTTTGTGGCTTTGGCAGGTAACATCCTCATTATTTTAGCCATCACCTTCAGCCCTGGGctccacacccccatgtacttcttcctcttcAACTTGGCTATTTTGGACATTATCTGTACCTCATCCATCATGCCCAAAGCCCTGGAGGGTATGATGTTAGAGAGAAACAACATCTCCTTTGGAGAGTGCATGGCCCAGCTGTATTTTCTCACATGGGCTACTTCTTTTGACCTGCTCCTCCTCACAGTCATGGCTTATGACCGATATGCTGCTATTTGCTACCCACTGCATTATAACACCATAATGACCAAGTCATTTTGCATCATGTTGGTCACTGTTGTATGGGTGCTCTCTATTTTCAATGGATCAATTCACACAGGGCTGATGCTGCGCTTGAATTTCTGTGGCCCCAATGTCATCACTCATTTCTTTTGTGAGGCCCCTCCCCTGTTACTTCTCTCCTGTAGCTCTACCTATGTGAACAGCGTCATGATTGCACTGGCTGATGCATTTTATTGCATATTGAACTTCCTGTTGACTATCCTGTCCTATGTTTTCATCATCTCCAGCATCCTAAAGATGAGAACcacagaagggaagaagaaagcctTTTCCACATGCTCTTCCCACCTCATTGTGGTGTGCATGTATTACACTGCTGTATTCTATGCCTACATAAGTCCTGTCTCCAGCTACAATGCAGAGAAGAGCAAGTTGGCAGGTGTGCTGTACACCATGTTGAGCCCCACTCTCAACCCCCTCATCTACACTTTAAGAAACAAGGCAGTCATAGTAGGTGTCAGGAAGATTTTACCCCTCTTGAGTAAGTAA